A region of the Vigna unguiculata cultivar IT97K-499-35 chromosome 9, ASM411807v1, whole genome shotgun sequence genome:
ATAGTGGGCATCGACCAACTAAATTATAACCTTTTAGTGGATGAGCAACCAAAAATACAGTGAGCATCTGATTTTGGTATAAGCAAAAACACTAGCTGTAGATTAGAGGTAAATTACTCACATCTCTATAACCCAATTTCTATAATTGACGACCTATTTTTTCCTGCTTAATATCTTCAAAAATAATCCCTATGAAACTTGAACAACACAGACCAGGTGATGTTCTAAATACTCCTATAACTGAATATTCCTATACTAGATATGATTGCGATGTTCTAAATACCAGGTGAAAATGAAGGtcagaaaaattatttaaagaaaatcttgatactttaaaatatataacttcaAAAAACATAATATGTCAAACAAAATGTTTTCTCAAACAAGGAACCGAGGATGAAAATGTATAACAATCAAAAACCATAATCTAGGCTCGTAAGGTAAAAGGTGACACAAGGTGTAAATGCAGAGTAGAGAAAGACATAATTAATAGTTTAATCCTCATCTTCCTCATCTCCATCTCCACCTGCGGCCTTCTTAGCAGCAGCCCTTtggtttcttctcttcactctTCCAGGGCGTCCTCCACCAAGGGGACTTGTAAGTGAGAAGTCAATGTGCTTCTGTGAGTCAACCCTCACCAAGAACGATGGGATGTTCACCACTTGCCTACCAACCCTGCATCATCCCAAATAACACCATAAGAAAGTCATTCACCAACAACGCATGTAATACATACACAACAAACAAATTGGACTGATACATCAACATTCAGCTGTTGCAAAACATTGAGCTTTGAGTTTGaagaattcaaaaattcaaaaaaatagaaagctGATAGATACATCAACTCTCAATTCTGGCTAAACGGTGGATTTTGTATAAAACTTGATACGAGTGCAACTCTCTATTCTGGCTAAACAGAGGATTTTGTAAAACTATGCAAGTTCAACTCTCAATTCCGGATAAACAGAGGATTTTGTAAAACTTGATGAAAGTGCAACTCTCAATTCTGGCTAAACAGACGGTTTTGTAAAACTTGACACAAGTGCTTGAGAGAACTTCCGAAAACACCTCACAATATAGTCACAGGTTGCTTTTTGAGCTTATTTGGAAAAGCACTCTTACAAAAATAACTTCACCCTATTTCATCTTCAATTATTAAAGCAACTGTATCTCAAAAAGAAGGTACAATGAACGAACTTCTGCAGCAAATTGAGCTcattttaattcacaaaagaaaatgaattcacttttctcatcattttcttgtaatataactacttaaatcattcaaatataacCTAATTCACAAGATACGCACTTATTCATTAAGCCACATAATTGACTACAAAAAACCATTACAAAAAAGCTATCAAGATCATTGCATTTTTCTCTACATATGCATTTTCGAATTAATTAGAAGAAGCCTACTACTTAACAAATGCAAACTCTGGAAAAACAAGTCTCAATCGAATACTGAAAACATACAATTAGTGGTGATGAGCAAAACAGGTGACGAGAAACACAATTGATACGAAAATAAGAGGGAATTTGGAAATGGAAAAGGACCTGATGTGTCTCTGCTTGATGAGAACCCTAGCATGGTGGATGGACTTGGCCATGCCGGACTTGAAGACGAGGGTCTGGAGGCGGCGCTCGAGGAAGTTCTCGACAGTGAGTGCGAGGACGTAATCGAGTTTGTTCTGGGTCTCGTCGAGGAGACCGTAGCGGAACATGCGGCGGAGGAGAGCCTCGCCCTCGAAGATCCGGCGAGGGTTCTTCTCATCGAGAGTGAGGAGGTTACGCGCGTTGTTGCGGATGCGGCTGAGGGCGTACTGCACCCTCCACAGCTCCCTCTTGCAGCGCAGTCCGTACTCTCCGACCAGCTTCAGCTCCGCGTCCAGACGCTCCTTCTCGTACGGACGACGCGGCTTCTTGAACGTCTTTCCATCTGCCACACAAAACAAAAGAGATCAATGGTGTTGTTACGCTTCTCGGACATCACAAAACGGCGTTCTGAGAGAGAATTCATTCATCTACTCACAGTTCCTGTAAAAAGAAACGTGGACCATGGTTTTTCTCTTCTACGGCGCTGCCGTTTTTTCCTACCGCTCCTGTGCTCTGCTCGCTCTTCCGACCTCACACTAGATCTTCTGTCTCCTTTCTTTCGCCTTTTACATCACAAAAACCCTAATTCCCCTATTATTTGACCTTCGCGGAAATTAACAAGTCTGGGCCCAACTTCTTTAGGCACCACAAGCACTTAAATATTAGGCCCAAACGAAGTGTTATTAGGCaacttctttatatattactttCTGTACCTATCAAATTGTGAAATGTCTCATTTAcctttttatcttctttctccatattttcctttcaccACAGGTTCATCCTCTCTTTCatcctctctttcttcttcttcttcttcttcttctaccttCTACCTTCTACCCCACGTTACCTTCTTCCTCCACTTCCACTAAAACGCGGgtccttatttattttttttaagttaaattaaaaaaaaattaatattattattatgattattatatttaaataaatattttttatgcaatTATATTGGAGtgctataattatatatatatatataatatttaaataataaattagataatatgataaatataaaataataatttgtttttgttttcttaataacatattaattaaaaacaattatcaaTAATAGTGTTATCACTCATTatcaatacaattattttaatattaattttttataatgtaatgaaatatatatatatatatatatatatatatataatactgttaataatatcaaactataattatcaataatattattaatattcctaataataatactactactaatattactaataataatattattattattaaatttaataataattattattattatattattattattattaaaattttatattttaaatttgttttctatattcataaaaatttgaaatataatattttttattgatttttaccACTTGATTTTCGATTTCTATGCCatacttattttattgttatatatatatatatatatatatatatatatatatatatatatatatatatatataataaatgttgtTTAAGACTTAactttataaagtaaaattttaaatattttataataaaaaataagatgtatataattgttttcttacaatacttttagaaattaatcataaaataattaaattttatttgaatactttataattaagttggatattttaattatataaaaaagatatttttgacttttttactaaaaaattatcCGGTAAAATATtgattgtaaaataaatttaaattttcttattttattatatgtaaaaaattttaatatttgtattttgtataatatatatatatatatatatatatatatatataatttggtaaattaaaacaatttcataaaatttatttattcattctaaaatatcattgaaaaaattagataaattaattcataggaattaaaaataatataataaaaatataaaatatatgtcaatatcattttaaatcatttcttcATTGCcttaattaaatagaaaatactttatatataaaatttatgtatatttcattcttatattattttattaaaacctaataattttaattatattataaaattcatatttgtacattatattacaataaacctataaatttttaatttttagtttttaatttctattaaaaggattttagtttttatatattcaaagtaTTAATAAACATTGTCAATGGATTTGAtgttaaagtttataattagaatttaacttgaatgatgagtaaaatatattcatttttgtttacattaaatttaaaagtattattttataattaatgttttcaaaaaatttcttctaaatattatttcacaaactatttcttaaaatttataattaaacttatacAATAGGAGATGAACCCTACTTTTTGTTTACCGAATATCAAATCAACTTTtcaatgtaattattaaaagtaacattaacATTAATGTCAAGATTTATTAGTGAAAGaggttgaaaatatataaatcctCAAATTCATATTGTACTCGGAACTAACAAGAACTAATAAATATAactgaatatatattttttaaaataatttaataatattatttttaattttcttaattaattatcttttagtttcagttcatatatatttttcattaaaactaaattaaaaataatcttataattcattatcttaagtaattaatatgaaatttgtttttctataacaacaataactttataaaaaaaatcaattaaatccctctattttctattcttattccttaaaataaaaactcataatGTCTATGagagatgaaaaataatatttttttttttgtaaaagatgAATTAAGTTTAGCtcatttaaactaaaaataaaacctatatttttatatgaagtgaattttgaaatgaatataTTCCATGTAAACTACTGTATATAAACTACTTTTGAGTATTAAACTAAAATCTAAACACACTTCTATTATGCAAATAATTGttctaaaatgttaaaatattcattcccacctaaattttacaaaatatcaacaaaaCACACTTCTATTATGCAAAGAATTGTTCTGAAACGTTAAAATATTCATCCCcaccaaaattttataaaatatcaacaaattttcaaagCAGTTAGAAGAAGGTTGAATTTTTGCCTTACAAAATTATTAGTTGCTTTATTCCAACACTGTGTAGTAAAAATTATAGAAAGAGTCAATTAGATGTTGGTaaataatcaaatcaattttactaTAATGGAATAAAGTTAAAGTAGACACATATCCTAGCAACATTCATTTCTTGGTCAAATTCAATTAAAGAGAGACTACTTTAAGAATGCTTTCCACTTTGTATCAATGATTTGAATCAATAAATGTTTTTCTCATACTAAGATGATATTGTTCATCTATAGCATGGACCCTGTAACTTAGGAATAACACTGATCTACTCAACATAGCAAGCTTTGATTGCAGTACTCAAAATGACAGTAGCCACAACATCATTGTCCATTAATAGAGATCAGGGAGTGGTTTTGCACTTGTGATGTCATAGGTAGATAAATGTATATTGTTCCAGAGCCTGCAAAACCATTTGTCTACTTGATTAGTGTGTGAGTAAACACAAACACTGCCACTAAAACAGGTAGAGTTAGGcataaatttgaagaaaacaaagaaccaAAACTCTCGATCATAAAGTTGCAAAATAGCAAttccataattaaaaaattgcacCTTTAAGAGAACCTCAAAATCAAAAATTGCATTTTCATTATCTTGAACAATCAAACATATGAATAAAGAGCAGACCAAAAAGTATATTAGATTTATCTGCTAAATTATCGATTACTTAATCAAAAGATAGCAAATACAGTTCATCTAATAGAGCAAACATTTTGAGGACTGTCAAACTTTCAATTCAAACATTTCATATATGAAGAGTAATGAGTTAATGTCgtggattttcttcttttgttcaaaaagaaaaaaaaaagataccaGCTTATAAACTTGATCCATGACACATGCCATCACTTTGAGGTTTATGAATAGGTTTCTATTTCCCCAATTGAAGTTCAACAACACAGATCCTATTCTCTCAATTAAAGCTCAATAATGATAGCCTTGCATTCAGATACAACATTGACCTATAATTAAAATCCACATGTGCATTACATTTATCTTACCCAAAAAGAATAAGCAGGCATAACGGAACATAATAGAAAGTAGAACAAAAATATCCCTTCCAGAAAGCATACCAAGCAAAAGTAGGATGTTCCAAGATCAATTGTTGTGGCACCCAACCTTCATATGCAATCCTTCTTTCGACCCTTTCTATCAACCCTTATGGTAAAGCTCTTCCATAGACTCAAATCCATTAAGAGGCTTATCattaaaagaaatggaaaacttGTTAGTTCAAGACCAAGCATCAATTCTTTCAACTGATTATGCAGTAACGGGCTTTCATTTTTGTATGCACAAAAAGCAACAAAACCATGGTTGAAACCCCCAAGCCATGCAACCCATTTTCCCTACAATGTAGAGTTTGGTGACTTAGTCAAAAGAGACCCcgaaagaaaaatagattattCATACATAGTTTCAAGATATTTTGAGTATGTCCCTTAAATTTCTCTCCACCATTAATCTGAACTCAATCAGTCAAAAACTTGTacaacaaataaatgaattaatacATGAAGTAGTCCAAATAGAACATGAACCATTAAATGTGAGAAGGAACATAAAGAGAGAAATTTTGCAGTTTGTTTTGTTGTCATAGTGATGCATTAATTAGTTTCTGCAATATGGCCAAAATAACAAATTCAAGGGTCATCAAtcgaaaattaacattttaatcaCCCAATCAATATTGTGTAAACAATCTATAACATGGAAAACAACATAAGGTTGAACATGGTAGATTATCAACATCTACCATTGTGTGTACCGTAACGAAATGGTAAGCATATGGTAACGAAATTGCCTTTGGTTTCTCTAGCAATTTGGATTCTCCATTGATTAAGCTAGGAGACTGAGACAGCTAATGTGTGAATGGCCTTGTCAATACCACGAGTAGAGTCATCGCCAAAGAAGAAGTAGGCATCCCATGAGTATTGACCACCTCTGATTCCATAATTGCATCAGATAAATCCCAAAAGCCTGAACAAATCAAAGGTAATTAGGTTTCCCacgaaattaaataaaatgtgagAATAAATTTTCCATCGGTTCCTACAAAACGTGACATACCGATTTAAGTGAATACAACAATTTTAGATTAGTGAAAAGATGTATAAATAGGAAACAGTAATCCCACGTGTGAAAcattcatttcaaatttcaaattcaaattttgaattcaaaatatttgaaaaaggtCATTGATGTGTGAGAGACGAAAGCACAATGCTCAATAACTGAGTTGAAAAACTTCTCAAATACAAAACTGTAAAACACGGCAAAGGATCACAAATTTGGACCATATATGAAattgaaaactataaaataaagaaatcaatcaccgatatagaaaataattcaaatggAAAGCcgaaaataagaaaacaaatgaaGAAACCTGTAAGACCGAAATCagtgaaaaaaagagaaatgcaTTAGAAGTGAAAGTAGAAAATGGATGGAAAAATGAAGAGAAGAGAGTTTATTCTACAATTTTGAGATACAAATATGGAaagattaaaaactaaaacagAATCTCTTCTAAGCAGTAAAACTGGAACAAAGAGGAGATGAAATGGGCATTGTAAAAAGTGAGCTCAGTTTCGCACGATTtagggtttttattttttagattacaATGCAGTGTTTTTAGTGCCAAGTGTTTTACAGGTGAGATATCCAAATTTACCTCTTTATTTGGTGCCACATTTGCCACATCATATATTTTCCTGTTgtagtaaattttatttttagatttttaaattatattttttggaaGTTTCCTTTTGTTCAATTGTATTATGTATAGATATCTTACCTttcataatacaaaataaaaagtgtacaattcaaaataaggaatttgtattttaaaatatttatttttgttttctattttaagatatataatctagaatgcattttttattttatattttaatgtgtgaaatttgaaatataaaatttatattttgaaacattttcaaattgtatattaaattcaaaataaaaaagggaGTTTCTTTTTGCATCTCCACGTTTTTTattgcacctccaaaattttctAAATCCCATGTATTTTCTTGacaacaaattattatttttactaaaaaaatagaaaatattttggtgcttataaaaaatgaattttcatTTAACTTGGTTTGGTTGATTTACTCATTtagcttttatttttgttattttcttatttagtttttatgaGATTTTGAAGATGAATTCGTATGATTTCATGGTTCACGTAGGAGGATTACGAAGTTTTGGACAAGACTTGAACAAATGGTATTCATGCTTTTCACATTTAagttatgttatatatataatgtgatAGTTTCACCTTTAATATTTGGTCAAAACTATGGTTGCCTTTTCATAAccaattttctaaaatagacaaataaaattcaacataaaaaGATTATCAAATTTACGTAGTCTTAGGATATATAAGAGAAAACTTACCGTGTTCAAGGATGTCACAACCATTAGTGACTCCAAGGTGAATCAAAATTGAAA
Encoded here:
- the LOC114163371 gene encoding 40S ribosomal protein S9-2 — protein: MVHVSFYRNYGKTFKKPRRPYEKERLDAELKLVGEYGLRCKRELWRVQYALSRIRNNARNLLTLDEKNPRRIFEGEALLRRMFRYGLLDETQNKLDYVLALTVENFLERRLQTLVFKSGMAKSIHHARVLIKQRHIRVGRQVVNIPSFLVRVDSQKHIDFSLTSPLGGGRPGRVKRRNQRAAAKKAAGGDGDEEDED